In a genomic window of Spirosoma agri:
- a CDS encoding outer membrane beta-barrel protein, whose translation MDEIDKNIPDDFWRKAFDEASEAPPPRVWKAIEHRLDESNGTKIIPLWTAGLLASKPLTWGVGLAAALALLLVGWWTIGSQSRQPSHQQLAQQEASKQTTQHASSKPVDGGGVASIETNKPESEALASVDKKTANSAEQPVPAPTIHPEEHAVARLSNRLPKPSVDQLVARIASQSTANNEQHSTVQRLVRSTANAAMSHQASVFIQPSNSSATVAFTTMTPVADVNRSESDQLRRNSIEQLDLRPMRLRSPGKIQRIVWFRPTELSVEPEATKSRHESRQVWASVSMMPSSFNPAVSLRSTQTAAFANSARTSQPSINSRSNFSVAYQAGAGVQLSDHWSVESGIGYLAARSTVESPSQVASGAFVSLAADQASTSGNLYVNAVRSSLITSNMAYSNTPKASYDNVATATNYQAYNSPYQQELSNNFEYVQVPLQLGYQIRPRKRLSMAVLGGLLTNIFVRNTIGDDLVVTGKDGVYRPVSWAATMGARFRYRPSRRWSASLAGMYQPTLGETTQPTSQVHSSPTSTGMSFGLDYHF comes from the coding sequence ATGGATGAAATAGATAAAAACATACCGGACGATTTCTGGCGAAAGGCTTTCGACGAGGCCTCGGAAGCACCACCACCGCGCGTGTGGAAGGCTATTGAGCACCGGCTGGATGAATCAAACGGCACGAAGATAATACCCTTGTGGACAGCAGGTTTGCTGGCATCGAAACCGCTTACTTGGGGTGTTGGTCTCGCGGCTGCCTTAGCCTTACTGCTGGTAGGCTGGTGGACTATTGGCTCACAATCCCGGCAACCATCGCATCAGCAGCTTGCGCAGCAGGAAGCCAGTAAACAGACCACACAACACGCTTCAAGCAAGCCAGTTGATGGGGGGGGGGTAGCCTCGATAGAAACAAATAAGCCGGAATCAGAGGCCCTAGCAAGCGTAGACAAGAAAACGGCAAACAGTGCTGAACAGCCGGTTCCCGCTCCGACCATTCATCCGGAGGAACACGCAGTAGCTCGGCTATCGAATCGATTACCCAAACCGTCGGTAGATCAATTGGTGGCCCGGATCGCAAGTCAATCAACCGCGAACAACGAGCAGCATTCAACTGTTCAGCGGCTAGTGCGATCAACAGCAAATGCGGCTATGTCACATCAGGCCAGCGTATTCATTCAACCGAGCAATTCGTCAGCAACGGTCGCTTTTACGACGATGACACCAGTCGCTGATGTGAATCGTAGTGAATCGGATCAACTACGTCGAAACAGCATCGAACAGCTCGACCTACGGCCCATGCGGCTACGGTCTCCGGGGAAAATCCAGCGAATTGTGTGGTTCCGGCCCACTGAGTTGTCTGTGGAACCAGAAGCGACTAAATCAAGACACGAATCCCGCCAGGTCTGGGCTTCGGTGAGTATGATGCCAAGCTCTTTTAATCCAGCGGTATCGCTTCGTTCGACGCAAACGGCGGCTTTCGCCAATTCAGCCAGAACCAGTCAGCCATCGATCAACAGCCGGTCTAATTTTTCTGTAGCGTATCAGGCCGGGGCCGGTGTTCAACTCAGTGATCATTGGTCAGTAGAGTCGGGGATAGGGTATCTGGCCGCGCGTTCTACAGTCGAGAGCCCTAGTCAGGTCGCTTCGGGGGCCTTCGTAAGTCTAGCCGCCGATCAGGCATCGACATCCGGAAACCTGTACGTCAACGCCGTACGGAGTAGCTTGATTACCAGCAATATGGCCTACAGCAATACGCCGAAAGCCAGTTACGACAATGTAGCCACGGCCACTAACTATCAGGCGTACAACAGTCCGTATCAGCAGGAATTGTCCAACAACTTCGAGTACGTTCAGGTCCCTCTTCAGCTGGGCTATCAAATACGCCCACGCAAGCGTCTGAGCATGGCGGTGTTGGGTGGATTGCTAACCAATATTTTTGTTCGTAACACGATCGGTGACGATCTTGTTGTTACAGGGAAAGATGGTGTCTACCGGCCTGTTTCCTGGGCGGCAACGATGGGGGCCCGGTTCCGGTATCGTCCCTCCCGTCGCTGGTCGGCGTCATTGGCTGGTATGTATCAGCCAACGCTGGGCGAAACTACTCAGCCAACGTCGCAGGTACATAGTTCGCCTACGTCGACAGGGATGAGCTTTGGCCTTGATTATCACTTTTAA
- a CDS encoding RNA polymerase sigma factor — protein sequence MQDEYALVEGCRRQDRIVQRQLYERFAGKLFVVCKRYIHDSDEAEDVLQDAFVKIYRYIDSFRFECPLEAWLKRIVINTALKQLRKLKPWENTADVQDLAPILPQADESLPSLNYQYLLQLIQELPTGCRTVFNLYAIEGYNHPEIAEMLDIAEGTSKSQYSRARSLLQQKIQSDKRFADGHPALGRQS from the coding sequence ATGCAGGATGAATACGCATTAGTCGAAGGATGCCGACGACAGGACAGGATTGTGCAGCGACAGCTCTACGAGCGGTTTGCCGGAAAGCTCTTTGTCGTTTGCAAGCGGTATATCCATGACTCCGATGAAGCAGAAGATGTTTTGCAGGATGCCTTTGTAAAGATTTACCGTTACATCGATTCGTTCCGATTCGAATGCCCGTTAGAAGCCTGGTTAAAACGTATAGTCATTAATACTGCGCTCAAGCAATTGCGAAAGCTGAAACCGTGGGAGAACACCGCCGATGTGCAGGACCTGGCCCCGATACTGCCTCAGGCCGATGAGAGTCTACCCTCGTTGAACTACCAGTACCTGCTCCAACTGATTCAGGAACTGCCCACCGGTTGCCGAACGGTGTTCAATTTATATGCAATCGAAGGCTACAACCATCCCGAAATTGCCGAAATGCTCGACATAGCCGAGGGAACCTCAAAGTCACAATATTCCCGAGCGCGCAGCCTATTACAACAGAAAATACAATCGGACAAACGGTTTGCTGATGGCCACCCAGCTTTGGGCCGCCAATCGTGA
- a CDS encoding PVC-type heme-binding CxxCH protein → MRTTFSFSTAPFILTTTCFLYLAGHVNQQPISPIFPSPDRRPLQQSSITAKADSNTLYLPDDLQATLWAESPMFYNPTNMDIDAQGRVWVTEAVNYRKFNNKASDRLDHPDGERVMILEDTDGDGKADNSKVFVQDPDLVSPMGIAIIGDKVIVSCSPNIVVYTDANGDDKPDKKEIFLTGFGGLDHDHGLHAVTAGPDGRYYVNAGNAGPHVVTDKSGWTLRSGSLFVGGTPYNKLNRGNQVSDDGRVWTGGLALRINPDGSGLKVMAHNFRNSYETALDSYGNMWQNDNDDQTVASRTSWLMEGANAGYFSNDGTRNWQGDQRPGQPIPTAHWHQEDPGVMPVGDITGAGSPTGMVMYEGDELGSQYRGMLLSAEAGRNVIFGYKPEPWGAGYRLQRMDLISTLPKADETYKWNNADKDTRKWFRPSDVTVGPDGAIYIADWYDPIVGGHQMQDTKGYGRIYRITPRGKSLKIPKIDLRTTPGQITALLNPAVNVRMLGFDALQEQGEKAVVPVMALLSSPNPFHRARAIFLLAHLGAEGQFEVERLLKAADAQTRLVALRALRSITPENSKANPVLTESQKALLPLLGNLCTDPSVAVRREVAVALRDVPYADCRLMLLNLVKGYDGQDKFYLNALGEAADGKEEALVADLRPTLPKNPVEWDQRTANLIWELHPASMVSPLQKRAEAQTLTADARRQAIVTLGFIKSREAANAMIDLTKSTDKAVADQATYWIGFRRGNDWAKLLNWDEVMPTKSATQDQKMLAKQQQLLDEHVSDAEKRKIAAEMSRNSEGARVLIGLAADNKLSADLIKAAGPGIRTNKDQTIRTMGKEYFPWKPQAATTTTAETSPAVVSSSSTIPRQSASTKATADVDLAPAPGSTKAMSKPAYIEPTPGKPVEKVAEPEATAAKPVDKPTDLKPASVKTTGKVVEAETTSVKTNSRAADVAPTSARTTDASNSAVAKVAMLTGDQKAGKAVFRTICTTCHKHGQQGTDVGPDLTQIHQKLDKNALLNAIIYPSAGIASGYEPWLITTKMGQTYYGFLVSDGEQTMVIKGIKGQKHTIPTNQVASRRQYKTSLMPDPSSLGLTNQQLADLTAFLLKQ, encoded by the coding sequence ATGAGAACAACTTTTTCTTTTTCGACGGCCCCCTTTATCCTGACAACGACTTGTTTTCTTTACCTGGCCGGACACGTTAATCAACAACCCATCTCCCCTATTTTCCCGTCGCCTGACCGCAGGCCGCTACAGCAGTCCAGTATCACTGCTAAAGCCGATTCGAATACGCTATACCTGCCGGATGATCTTCAGGCTACTTTGTGGGCCGAATCGCCTATGTTCTACAATCCGACGAACATGGATATTGATGCCCAGGGGCGGGTTTGGGTTACGGAGGCTGTCAATTACCGTAAATTTAACAACAAGGCATCCGATCGGCTCGACCATCCGGACGGTGAGCGGGTCATGATTCTGGAAGACACGGACGGTGATGGCAAAGCCGATAATAGTAAGGTCTTCGTGCAGGATCCCGATCTGGTATCGCCGATGGGTATTGCCATTATTGGCGACAAGGTCATTGTGTCGTGTTCACCAAATATCGTTGTGTATACGGATGCCAATGGTGACGATAAGCCCGATAAGAAAGAAATTTTTCTGACCGGTTTTGGTGGGTTAGATCATGATCACGGCCTTCACGCCGTTACTGCTGGTCCGGATGGTCGCTATTACGTCAATGCCGGAAACGCTGGTCCACATGTTGTTACGGACAAAAGTGGCTGGACGCTTCGGTCGGGTAGCTTGTTTGTTGGCGGAACACCGTATAACAAGCTCAATCGGGGTAACCAGGTCAGCGACGATGGGCGCGTATGGACTGGTGGACTGGCCCTGCGCATCAACCCCGACGGCTCCGGACTGAAAGTGATGGCGCATAACTTTCGCAACAGCTACGAAACGGCGCTCGACTCTTATGGCAACATGTGGCAGAACGATAACGACGACCAGACGGTGGCCAGCCGAACAAGTTGGCTGATGGAAGGAGCCAATGCGGGCTATTTCAGCAACGACGGTACCCGCAACTGGCAGGGCGACCAGCGGCCCGGTCAGCCGATTCCAACCGCTCACTGGCATCAGGAAGATCCGGGTGTCATGCCCGTCGGCGACATCACCGGTGCCGGCTCACCCACGGGCATGGTCATGTACGAAGGCGACGAACTGGGCTCGCAGTATCGGGGTATGCTGTTGAGTGCCGAAGCGGGTCGGAATGTTATTTTCGGCTATAAACCCGAACCCTGGGGCGCGGGCTATCGACTGCAACGCATGGACCTGATCAGCACCCTACCGAAGGCCGATGAGACCTATAAATGGAATAATGCTGACAAGGATACGCGTAAGTGGTTTCGGCCAAGCGACGTAACCGTTGGTCCCGATGGCGCGATCTACATTGCCGACTGGTATGACCCTATCGTTGGCGGGCATCAAATGCAGGATACCAAAGGCTACGGTCGTATCTACCGGATTACGCCAAGAGGGAAAAGCCTGAAAATACCCAAAATCGATCTTCGTACCACACCGGGGCAGATCACGGCCTTGCTGAATCCGGCGGTGAACGTTCGTATGCTGGGCTTTGATGCATTGCAGGAGCAGGGCGAAAAAGCGGTTGTACCCGTCATGGCCCTGCTGTCGTCGCCAAATCCGTTCCACCGGGCGCGGGCAATTTTCCTGCTGGCGCATCTCGGTGCAGAAGGGCAATTCGAGGTTGAGCGATTGTTAAAAGCGGCTGATGCACAAACACGACTAGTGGCCCTGCGCGCTTTGCGAAGCATTACGCCCGAAAACTCAAAGGCAAATCCAGTTTTGACTGAGTCGCAAAAGGCGCTTCTCCCTCTGTTGGGAAATCTTTGCACCGATCCTAGCGTGGCCGTTCGACGCGAAGTGGCGGTTGCGCTGCGCGACGTTCCTTATGCTGACTGCCGGTTGATGCTTCTGAACCTGGTTAAAGGCTACGACGGACAGGACAAGTTCTATCTGAACGCGCTCGGTGAGGCTGCCGATGGGAAGGAAGAGGCTCTGGTTGCCGATCTGCGGCCAACGCTGCCCAAGAACCCCGTTGAGTGGGATCAGCGCACGGCTAATCTGATTTGGGAACTCCACCCGGCTTCCATGGTATCACCCCTGCAAAAGCGGGCCGAAGCGCAAACACTCACCGCCGATGCCCGTCGGCAGGCGATCGTTACACTGGGATTTATCAAGAGTCGCGAAGCGGCCAACGCCATGATTGATTTGACCAAATCGACCGATAAGGCTGTTGCTGATCAGGCTACGTACTGGATAGGTTTCCGACGGGGAAATGATTGGGCCAAGCTGCTGAACTGGGATGAGGTCATGCCGACAAAATCAGCCACGCAGGACCAGAAAATGCTTGCCAAACAGCAACAACTGCTCGACGAGCACGTTTCGGACGCCGAAAAGCGGAAAATAGCTGCCGAGATGTCTCGGAATTCGGAGGGGGCCAGGGTGCTGATTGGACTAGCGGCAGATAATAAACTATCAGCTGATCTGATCAAAGCGGCTGGTCCCGGCATTCGTACCAACAAAGACCAGACGATCCGGACGATGGGTAAGGAGTATTTTCCCTGGAAACCACAGGCTGCGACCACAACCACCGCAGAAACCAGTCCGGCCGTCGTATCATCTTCATCGACCATTCCCCGGCAAAGTGCTTCGACAAAAGCAACTGCCGATGTTGATCTTGCACCCGCTCCTGGTTCTACCAAAGCGATGTCAAAACCAGCTTACATCGAACCTACGCCTGGTAAACCGGTTGAAAAAGTAGCCGAACCTGAAGCCACTGCGGCCAAGCCGGTCGATAAGCCAACGGACTTGAAACCTGCCTCCGTCAAGACGACTGGTAAAGTTGTGGAAGCTGAAACCACTTCCGTTAAAACGAATAGTAGAGCCGCCGACGTTGCCCCCACTTCCGCCAGAACGACCGATGCATCAAATTCTGCGGTCGCTAAAGTAGCGATGTTGACGGGTGATCAGAAGGCGGGCAAAGCAGTATTCAGGACGATTTGCACAACATGCCATAAACATGGTCAGCAGGGAACCGATGTTGGCCCCGACCTGACCCAGATTCATCAGAAATTAGATAAAAATGCGCTGCTGAATGCGATCATTTATCCGAGTGCCGGTATCGCATCCGGGTATGAACCATGGCTCATCACCACCAAAATGGGTCAGACGTACTACGGTTTTCTGGTCAGCGATGGTGAGCAGACTATGGTTATAAAGGGGATCAAAGGCCAGAAGCATACGATCCCGACCAATCAGGTCGCTTCCCGTCGGCAATACAAAACCAGTCTTATGCCTGACCCCAGTTCGTTGGGCCTGACCAATCAGCAACTGGCCGATCTGACCGCATTTCTATTGAAGCAGTAG
- a CDS encoding peptidylprolyl isomerase, with the protein MPIFVLLLAYLFSFSTPPKPAKTYPIGQIKTSMGDVLFWLYDETPNHKASFVKLANQHYWDTLTFNRVIKNFVAQGGCPDTPAGFADSPYLLKPEFRPAIRHVYGAVGAGRDDNPQMLSAGCQFYIVQNKKGEHRLDDKYTVFGQVFKGMDVIDTIVSVKTDSTDTPLSPIKLDVNVINLTAAELAKLGYVVK; encoded by the coding sequence ATGCCCATTTTTGTCCTGCTTCTTGCTTACCTTTTTTCGTTTTCAACGCCACCCAAGCCAGCGAAAACGTACCCCATAGGTCAAATCAAAACGAGTATGGGCGACGTGCTGTTCTGGCTCTACGACGAAACGCCTAATCACAAAGCGAGCTTCGTCAAACTGGCGAATCAGCATTACTGGGATACACTGACGTTCAACCGGGTGATCAAAAATTTTGTGGCACAGGGTGGCTGCCCGGATACACCAGCGGGGTTTGCCGATTCGCCGTATCTGCTGAAACCTGAATTCCGGCCAGCAATTCGGCACGTATACGGAGCTGTTGGTGCCGGGCGTGATGATAATCCGCAGATGCTTTCGGCAGGGTGCCAGTTCTACATCGTCCAGAACAAGAAAGGCGAACACCGGCTCGACGATAAGTATACCGTTTTTGGACAGGTCTTCAAGGGAATGGACGTAATCGATACGATCGTGTCGGTAAAAACGGACTCTACCGACACGCCACTATCGCCCATAAAACTCGATGTGAACGTTATTAACCTCACCGCTGCGGAATTAGCGAAGCTGGGGTACGTAGTTAAGTGA